CATCAGCGCCCGTCAGGTCGAACTGTAATCACGGGACAAATGCAAAAGGGGCACCGACTGGCGCCCCTTTTGCATTTTTGAGATGGCAAAACTCAGTTTTCGGAATCGACAAAACCACCGCTGGCCAGATTCTCGAAGCGGGTGAATTCGCCGATGAAGGCAAGGCGAACGGTACCGGTCGGACCATTACGCTGCTTGCCGATGATCACCTCGGCCATGCCCTTGTTGTCGGGATTGTCGCGGTTGTAGTACTCGTCGCGGTACATCATCAGGATCACGTCGGCATCCTGTTCGATGGCGCCCGATTCGCGCAAGTCAGACATCATCGGCCGCTTGTCGGTCCGCTCTTCGACCTTACGCGACAGCTGCGACAGCGCAATGATCGGCACGTGCAGTTCCTTGGCCAGCGATTTGATTGCCCGCGAAATTTCGGACACTTCGGTAGCCCGGTTTTCCCCCTGGCGGTTACCCGACATCAGCTGGATGTAGTCGATCACCAGCAGGCCGAGCTTGCCGCCGTATTGGCGGGCCAGACGACGGGCACGGGCACGCAGGTTGGCCGGGCTGAGGCCGCCGGTTTCATCGATGTAGATCGGCGCTTCGTGCAACTTGCCGAGCGCGAAAGAAAGCCGCGACCATTCATCGTCATTCATCCGGCCGGTACGAAGATTCTGCGAATTAAGCCGCCCGATCGAGGCCAGCATCCGCTGTGCGAGCTGGGCGCCGCCCATTTCCATCGAGAAGATGCCAACCGGCAAGCCGGTTTCTACCGCAACGTATTCGGCGATATTGATCGCAAATGCCGTTTTACCCATCGACGGACGACCGGCCACGATGATCAGATCGCCCGGCTGCATGCCTGAGGTTTTCTGATCCAGGTCGATGAAGCCGCTGGGTACCCCGGTAATGTCCGAAGGGTTGTCGCGGTCGTGCAATTCCTGGATTTTCTCGACCACTTGCGTGAGCAGGGGGTTGATGTGCACGAAGCCTTCGTTATGGCCGGCACCGGCTTCGGCAATCGCAAAAATCTTGCGTTCAGCTTCGTCAAGCAGGGTTTCGGCGTCACGCCCCAGCGGGTTCAGTGCATCGCCGGCAATTTCGTCGGCAGTCGCCACCAGTTGACGCAGCACCGAGCGCTCGCGAACAATTTCGGCGTAGCGCTTGATATTTGCCGCCGAGGGCGTGTTGGCGGCCAGCTCACCGAGATAAGCCAGGCCACCGGTACGCTCTGCATCGCCCGCCGCATCGAGCGCCTCGGCCACCGTCACCACGTCGGCCGGACGGGCGCTTTCGAGCAGATTGCGAATCTGACGGAAGATGCGCTTATGCTCGTCGCGATAAAAGTCGCTGTCGACCAGCAGGTCACTGATCCGGTCCCAGGCCTGGTTATCGAGCATCAAGCCACCAAGAACCGATTGCTCAGCTTCGATCGAGTGCGGCGGGACCCGCAACTGGTCAATGACCGGATCGTTATTCTTGGGTTTCGACGGACGTTGGCGTTCGTTCATGGTGAAAGACAATGGCGCGAGGTGGAATTTCGGCCATTTTCACGGTCGACCGTGAAAAATAGCCAAAAGGCAGAACAGAAAAACAAAAGGCCCCGCCGAAGCGAGGCCTTGGAGAATACCGCGAAAAGCGGATTACTCTGCAACCACGGACACGGTGATGTTGGCCACCACGTCGGTGTGCAGGGCGATGTCGAGCGGGAACTCGCCGAGCGCCTTGAGCGGGCCTTCCGGCATACGCACAGCAGACTTGTCGATGGTGAAACCGGCGGCCTTCAGTGCATCGGCAACGTCGGCATTGCCAACGGAACCGAACAGGCGACCGTCCATACCGGCCTTGCGGGCGACGGAAACGGCAACACCGTTCATCTTTTCGGCTTCGGCCTGAGCGGCAGCCAGCTTCTCGGCGGCAGCCTTTTCCAGGTCGGCGCGGCGAGCTTCGAACTCGGCCAGAGCAGCCGGCGTAGCACGCTTGGCCATACGCTGCGGGATCAGGTAGTTACGGGCGTAACCGTCCTTGACCTTGACCACATCACCGAGGTTACCCAGGTTAACAACCTTTTCGAGCAGAATGATTTGCATGTTTCGTCTCTCCGGGGATTACTGGTGGTTGTCGGTGTAGGGCAGCAGGGCCAGGAAGCGGGCGCGCTTGATCGCGGTGCCCAGTTGGCGCTGGTAGCCAGCCTTGGTGCCAGTCAGACGAGCCGGCATGATCTTGGCGTTTTCCTGGATGAATTCCTTGAGGACGTCGACGTCCTTGTAGTCGATCTGTTCGACCTTTTCAGCCGTGAAGCGGCAGAACTTGCGACGCTTGAACAGACCACCGCCACGACGCTTTTTCTTGTCGTCATCCTTCTTCTTGAAGAATCGAGCCATTTTCGTTTCCTTCCAAATATTCGAGTGTATTTACATGCAGTACGGGAGTGCGGCTATTGCGGCTTTTGGCAGCGAGAAATCCGGTGATTTGCAGACCGCCCCCAAGGGGCGCCGCTTCCAACCTGCGGGCCGAAGGCCCGAGCGCCAAGAGCGCAATTTCCAGCTCGACCAGCCGTTCGCTACCGTTCTCGACCTGCGGGGCACGGTGTTGCAACCTGCCCTCGGCAACCGGGATACCTGCCGGCGTATAGCGCAATGTCTTGCGCTCGACCAGAATCCCGGAGAGAACGATGCGATTCAGCTTGCCCGTCCCGTAACCACAGATTTAGGCGGCGGTCTGCTCAGCAGCAGCTTCGGTACCGATCAGCGACTTGGCCTTCTCTTCCTTCATCATCGGGGAGGGCGCAGTAACAGCGGCCTTCATCTTGACGGTCAGGTGGCGCAGGACAGCATCGTTGAACTTGAAGGCGTGCTCGAGTTCGTTCAGGGTCTCGCCGTCGCACTCGATGTTCATCAGCACGTAGTGAGCCTTGTGAATCTTCTGGATCGGGTAAGCCAGCTGACGGCGACCCCAGTCTTCCAGACGATGGATCGAACCGCCCTTGGCGGTCACGATGGAGCGATAACGCTCGACCATGCCCGGGACTTGTTCGCTCTGGTCCGGGTGGACGATAAAGACGATTTCGTAATGGCGCATGCAAACTCCTTTTGGGATGAACCCTCCGCCATGCGTTCGCGGTAGGGCAAGGTTGAAAAGCCGAAAATTATAACAGAAGCCCAGCCAAATCAGCGAACTCCTGGATATGAAAAAAGCGCCAATCAGGCGCTTTTTTCATTAAATCCTGGCGGAGAGGGCGGGATTCGAACCCGCGTCAGGGTATTACCCTGAACACGCTTTCCAGGCGTGCGACTTAAACCGCTCATCCACCTCTCCGTGAAGCCGCGTATTATAGACAGGCTATTTTATAAGTCAAGCGATTTGACGAAAAAAAGCGAGACCCAGCCACAACAGCAATAACACCACTCCGCTCAGCCCATATATCAGCCATGCCGGCGCCCCCTGCGGCAGGCAACAGGCCAACAAGCGCCGAGGTGGCATGGTCAGCAAGGCAAACAGTCGATAGATCGGATTTTGCTTACGCTGTCGCCCAGTCAGCAGGGCCAGCGCCGCTTGCGCGAGGAATGACCATAGCAACAACTCAACGACAGCCCTTAGCGCGCTCAACCAAAACACGGGCCACCCTCCCCTTACTCGTCGTCGATGCCATACTCACGGTCAAGTTGCGCCATCCGCCGGTTGTAGTACCAGATAATCAGCAGATAGAGAGCCAGCACCCCCTGGGCATCCATATAGAAGCCCAGCGGAAAGCCGAATACGATGACTTGGTTGATTTCCTGCGCAAACCATGCCAAGACAAAGGTGATCAACACCCACAGGGCGAGCAGGCCAAAAGTCAGGCGGCGAGTTTTACGCCAGTAGCCCAGCCTCTCAGACACGCCCATCCTCACTCGCAGATACCCGGCGAATCCGGGCAAGAAAATCCGCAGCCCCAGCATCCGGGCGGGTCAGCAAGCTGACTGCGACAATCGTGGCGAAGCCAGCTACCACACCGAAAACTCCGGCCGAGGTAGACTGAATCTGGAACCATGGCGCCATGTTGAAGCCGGACAAACCCAACCACGGAATGCTGTTGAACTCCAGCCGCAAAATATAGTAAAGGGTCAACGACACCCCGACCAGCATTCCAGCCAAGGCCCCGGCACGAGTTGCCCGTGACCAGAAGATACCCAGCACCAAGGCCGGAAAAAAGGCCGATCCTGCAATCGAGAAAGCCCAGGCCACCATCGAGAGAATGGTGCCCGGCTTTTGCGCCGCTACCGTTGCCGCCAGCACGGCAACCACCAGGAGCAAGGACTTGGAAATGACCAGGCGCAATTGAGTGGAGGCATCCGGCCGCACGATCCGGTAATACACGTCATGCGACAAAGCACCGGTAATCGTCAACAGCAGGCCGTCCGCCGTCGATAACGCAGCGGCCAGCGCACCGGCGGCGACCAAGCCGGAAACGACGTAAGGCATGCCGGCAATCTCCGGGGTTGCCAGGACGACCACGTCGGGATTCAGCGACAACTCGGCAAACTGCAGGATTCCGTCACCGTTGATATCCTCGATGCTGACCAATCCGACCTTGGTCCATGCCGCCACCCATCCGGGCAATTTGGCAATCGGGATTTCGATCAGATGGGTCAACACCTCGTGCTTGGCAAACACGGCATAAGCCGGCGCCGTCATGTACAGCAGCAGGATGAACACCAGCGACCAGAAGACCGACTCGCGCGCCTCGCGCACACTGGGAGTGGTGTAATAACGCATCAGCACATGGGGTAGCGCCGCAGTGCCAATGGTCAGAC
This genomic window from Dechloromonas sp. ZY10 contains:
- the dnaB gene encoding replicative DNA helicase; translated protein: MNERQRPSKPKNNDPVIDQLRVPPHSIEAEQSVLGGLMLDNQAWDRISDLLVDSDFYRDEHKRIFRQIRNLLESARPADVVTVAEALDAAGDAERTGGLAYLGELAANTPSAANIKRYAEIVRERSVLRQLVATADEIAGDALNPLGRDAETLLDEAERKIFAIAEAGAGHNEGFVHINPLLTQVVEKIQELHDRDNPSDITGVPSGFIDLDQKTSGMQPGDLIIVAGRPSMGKTAFAINIAEYVAVETGLPVGIFSMEMGGAQLAQRMLASIGRLNSQNLRTGRMNDDEWSRLSFALGKLHEAPIYIDETGGLSPANLRARARRLARQYGGKLGLLVIDYIQLMSGNRQGENRATEVSEISRAIKSLAKELHVPIIALSQLSRKVEERTDKRPMMSDLRESGAIEQDADVILMMYRDEYYNRDNPDNKGMAEVIIGKQRNGPTGTVRLAFIGEFTRFENLASGGFVDSEN
- the rplI gene encoding 50S ribosomal protein L9, which produces MQIILLEKVVNLGNLGDVVKVKDGYARNYLIPQRMAKRATPAALAEFEARRADLEKAAAEKLAAAQAEAEKMNGVAVSVARKAGMDGRLFGSVGNADVADALKAAGFTIDKSAVRMPEGPLKALGEFPLDIALHTDVVANITVSVVAE
- the rpsR gene encoding 30S ribosomal protein S18; this translates as MARFFKKKDDDKKKRRGGGLFKRRKFCRFTAEKVEQIDYKDVDVLKEFIQENAKIMPARLTGTKAGYQRQLGTAIKRARFLALLPYTDNHQ
- the priB gene encoding primosomal replication protein N; translation: MCGYGTGKLNRIVLSGILVERKTLRYTPAGIPVAEGRLQHRAPQVENGSERLVELEIALLALGPSARRLEAAPLGGGLQITGFLAAKSRNSRTPVLHVNTLEYLEGNENGSILQEEG
- the rpsF gene encoding 30S ribosomal protein S6, with the translated sequence MRHYEIVFIVHPDQSEQVPGMVERYRSIVTAKGGSIHRLEDWGRRQLAYPIQKIHKAHYVLMNIECDGETLNELEHAFKFNDAVLRHLTVKMKAAVTAPSPMMKEEKAKSLIGTEAAAEQTAA
- a CDS encoding DUF4212 domain-containing protein, yielding MSERLGYWRKTRRLTFGLLALWVLITFVLAWFAQEINQVIVFGFPLGFYMDAQGVLALYLLIIWYYNRRMAQLDREYGIDDE